The Fusobacterium perfoetens genome includes a region encoding these proteins:
- a CDS encoding precorrin-2 dehydrogenase/sirohydrochlorin ferrochelatase family protein: MNKKNFFPIFVNLDDKNILIIGAGKVAFRKISTLLETGAYITVFAKQIKEKEITKLLFDKPNIQLIMKEIEEKSLDEIITNKYILVIAGTDDKELNSAIVKCCNKKNILVNNITSTDDMSTRFCTIIDEKDYSIGISAKGDPKKSIVLKEKISDFLKNKR; encoded by the coding sequence ATGAATAAAAAGAACTTTTTTCCTATTTTTGTAAATTTAGATGATAAAAATATATTGATAATTGGAGCTGGTAAGGTAGCTTTTAGAAAAATCTCTACACTTTTGGAAACTGGTGCGTATATAACAGTTTTTGCCAAACAAATAAAAGAAAAAGAGATTACAAAACTTTTATTTGATAAACCTAATATCCAACTCATAATGAAAGAGATTGAGGAAAAATCTTTAGATGAAATTATCACAAATAAATATATTTTAGTTATTGCTGGAACTGATGATAAAGAACTTAACTCAGCCATTGTTAAATGTTGTAATAAAAAAAATATTTTAGTAAATAATATAACTTCTACTGATGATATGAGCACAAGATTTTGCACTATCATAGATGAAAAAGATTATTCAATAGGAATATCTGCCAAAGGAGATCCTAAAAAATCCATTGTCTTAAAAGAAAAAATATCCGATTTTCTTAAAAATAAAAGGTGA
- the mgtE gene encoding magnesium transporter codes for MTKIRELLEKKDLKNLQEFLNSETSANIAEFIKENEEGEKENIILFRILSKEKAAEVFAELDGDLQMQIVSSMTDDKLQSLLDELYFDDMIDFIEEMPSSVVKRVLENYKNENRSLINQFLSYEEDSAGSLMTIEYLSLKSHWTVRESLNYIRQKVKDLETIDVAYVRDKNRVLIGEISLKNLLLSKDEDIIEDVMNKNVLYVTTSTNQEEAIELFKKYDLTVLPVIDKEKILVGIITIDDMVDVIEEENTEDFQKMAAMAPSKEEYLESSVFELAKNRLTWLLVLMVSATFTGSIISKYEDIIEQMVVLAAAIPMLMDTGGNAGSQSSTLVIRGMALGEIKLKDWFKVVWKELRVGIIVALGLGLVNFCRMRFILKQDMKISFLVSFTLGIVVVMAKLVGGVLPLGAKKLKMDPAIMAGPLVTTIVDALALMMYFYIAMFLYKDVLNI; via the coding sequence ATGACAAAGATAAGAGAACTTTTGGAGAAAAAAGATTTAAAAAATTTACAAGAGTTTTTAAATTCAGAGACTTCAGCTAACATTGCAGAATTTATCAAGGAGAACGAAGAGGGGGAAAAAGAAAACATTATCCTTTTCAGAATCCTTAGTAAAGAAAAAGCTGCAGAGGTTTTTGCAGAACTTGACGGAGATTTACAAATGCAAATTGTTAGTTCTATGACAGATGACAAACTTCAATCTCTTTTAGATGAATTATATTTTGATGATATGATTGACTTTATAGAGGAGATGCCCTCAAGTGTTGTAAAGAGAGTTCTGGAAAATTATAAGAATGAAAATCGTTCTTTGATTAATCAGTTTTTATCTTATGAAGAGGATTCTGCCGGAAGTTTGATGACTATTGAGTATCTTTCTTTAAAAAGTCATTGGACTGTAAGAGAAAGTCTAAATTATATCAGACAAAAAGTAAAAGATCTTGAAACAATAGACGTGGCTTATGTAAGAGATAAAAATAGAGTTCTTATTGGAGAGATAAGTCTTAAAAATCTTCTTTTATCAAAAGATGAAGATATAATCGAAGATGTTATGAATAAAAATGTTTTGTATGTGACAACTTCTACAAATCAAGAAGAGGCTATAGAACTTTTTAAAAAGTATGACTTAACAGTTCTTCCAGTTATTGATAAAGAAAAAATCTTGGTCGGAATCATAACAATTGACGATATGGTAGATGTAATTGAAGAAGAAAATACAGAGGACTTCCAAAAAATGGCTGCTATGGCTCCTAGTAAAGAGGAATATTTAGAAAGTTCTGTGTTTGAGCTTGCAAAAAATCGTTTGACTTGGCTTTTAGTTTTGATGGTTTCAGCTACTTTTACAGGAAGTATCATCAGTAAATATGAAGATATAATAGAACAAATGGTAGTTCTGGCTGCAGCAATCCCAATGCTTATGGACACAGGAGGAAATGCAGGTTCTCAATCTTCAACTCTAGTAATCAGAGGAATGGCTTTAGGAGAAATAAAATTAAAAGATTGGTTTAAAGTTGTTTGGAAAGAGTTAAGAGTGGGAATTATCGTTGCTCTTGGATTAGGGTTAGTAAACTTCTGCCGTATGAGATTTATTTTAAAACAAGATATGAAAATATCATTTTTGGTATCTTTTACTTTGGGAATAGTTGTTGTTATGGCAAAACTTGTAGGTGGAGTTCTACCACTTGGAGCTAAAAAATTAAAAATGGATCCAGCTATTATGGCAGGACCTTTGGTAACAACTATTGTAGATGCTTTGGCACTAATGATGTATTTTTATATAGCTATGTTCTTATATAAAGATGTATTAAATATCTAA
- the dinB gene encoding DNA polymerase IV, whose product MERVILHYDMDCFYASVEIRDNPKKYKNKPMVVAGGVVTTASYEARKFGIHSAMSTFEAKKLCPNLLVVYPDKEKYFKESQIIHNLVLKLTHKIEFIALDEGYIDITDIIQKYSSKEKFAKTFRERIFKHTGLICSVGIGINKISAKIASDINKPFGQFIFNNEKEFMEYMKDKNIRKLQGVGEKFEKILNRDNIFLVGDVHSFSLKELVQKYGKSRGELLYLYSRGIDHSPVDYDKPTHSVGAENTYSFSLSSDEEISKKLEEVFDVAYKRLKSKNCLTKTISIKIKYSDRHTINKAKTFSIATDNKENLFEYVQEIFSEIEEKDEIKLLGISFRNLIEFSSRQLSFKL is encoded by the coding sequence ATGGAAAGAGTTATACTCCATTACGATATGGATTGTTTTTATGCCTCTGTGGAAATTAGAGATAATCCAAAAAAATATAAAAATAAACCAATGGTTGTTGCTGGAGGAGTTGTTACTACAGCTAGCTATGAGGCTAGAAAATTTGGCATTCATTCAGCGATGAGTACTTTTGAGGCAAAAAAACTTTGTCCAAATCTTTTGGTAGTTTACCCTGATAAAGAAAAATATTTTAAAGAATCTCAAATTATTCATAACCTAGTTTTAAAACTAACTCACAAAATAGAGTTTATCGCTCTTGATGAGGGATATATTGACATCACTGATATTATCCAAAAATATTCTTCAAAAGAAAAATTTGCCAAAACTTTTAGAGAAAGAATATTTAAGCATACTGGCTTAATCTGTTCTGTTGGGATTGGGATAAATAAAATTTCTGCCAAGATAGCTAGTGATATAAATAAACCTTTTGGACAATTTATTTTTAACAATGAAAAAGAGTTTATGGAATATATGAAAGATAAAAATATTAGAAAGTTACAAGGAGTTGGAGAAAAATTTGAAAAAATCTTAAACAGAGATAATATATTTTTGGTTGGAGATGTTCATAGCTTCTCTCTTAAAGAGTTAGTTCAAAAATATGGCAAATCAAGAGGAGAACTTTTATACCTTTATAGCAGAGGGATTGACCACAGCCCAGTTGATTATGACAAACCCACTCATTCTGTGGGAGCAGAAAATACATATTCCTTTTCACTAAGTTCTGATGAAGAAATTAGTAAAAAATTGGAAGAGGTTTTTGATGTAGCATACAAACGTCTAAAATCTAAAAATTGTCTTACAAAAACTATCTCCATAAAAATAAAATATAGTGATAGACATACTATCAACAAAGCGAAAACTTTTTCCATCGCCACAGACAATAAAGAAAATCTTTTTGAATATGTACAGGAAATTTTCAGTGAAATAGAAGAGAAAGATGAGATTAAACTTTTAGGTATCTCTTTTAGAAATCTTATAGAATTTTCCTCAAGACAACTTTCTTTTAAATTGTAA
- a CDS encoding gamma carbonic anhydrase family protein — MLFKLGNYIPKIGERVFIADTARVIGNVELDDDVSIWYGAVLRGDVLKIKIGKGSNVQEGSTIHGEPNNEVVFGENVTIGHNCIIHGCKIGDNSLIGMGSTITDDVIIPKNCFISSESLVTSKIGKIEEGSFIKGNPAKVVGKISEQQLKIMELTYKSYQDKKDLYLESLEEIK; from the coding sequence ATGTTATTTAAGTTAGGAAATTATATACCAAAAATTGGAGAGAGAGTTTTTATTGCTGATACTGCTAGAGTTATTGGAAATGTAGAGTTAGATGATGATGTATCTATCTGGTATGGGGCAGTATTAAGAGGAGATGTTTTAAAAATAAAAATAGGAAAAGGATCTAATGTTCAAGAAGGGTCAACTATTCATGGAGAGCCAAATAATGAAGTTGTTTTTGGAGAGAACGTCACTATTGGGCACAACTGTATAATCCACGGTTGTAAAATAGGAGATAATTCTTTAATTGGAATGGGATCGACAATAACAGATGATGTTATTATTCCTAAAAATTGTTTTATATCTTCAGAATCTTTGGTTACTTCAAAAATCGGTAAGATTGAAGAAGGAAGTTTTATAAAAGGAAATCCAGCTAAAGTTGTTGGAAAAATAAGTGAACAGCAACTAAAAATAATGGAACTTACTTATAAAAGTTATCAAGATAAAAAAGATTTATACTTAGAGAGTTTAGAAGAAATTAAATAA
- the proC gene encoding pyrroline-5-carboxylate reductase, translated as MEKTIGFIGAGNMGYAIGGGIISSGLVAKENIIFSDASDERLKKVHEELGAKTCNSNVLVANESDILFLSVKPDMYPTVIEEIKDYVKKDVIIITIAAGVKLEKSRALFGKDLKIVRIMPNTPALVKESMSAVMPNEFISKEELDEVLVILNSFGKTEVVSEKLIDGVIAVSGSSPAYVFMMIEAMGDAAVASGLDRKRAYKFAAQAVLGSAKMVLETGMHPGELKDMVCSPKGTTIEAVKKLEEYGFRSALIKAMEACEKKSKEMSK; from the coding sequence ATGGAAAAAACAATAGGATTTATCGGAGCAGGAAATATGGGATATGCTATTGGTGGAGGAATAATTTCTTCTGGATTAGTAGCAAAAGAAAATATAATTTTTTCTGACGCATCTGATGAAAGATTAAAAAAAGTTCACGAAGAATTAGGAGCTAAAACTTGTAATTCAAATGTATTAGTTGCCAATGAATCAGATATATTATTCTTATCAGTTAAACCCGATATGTATCCAACAGTTATTGAAGAGATAAAAGATTATGTAAAAAAAGATGTTATTATTATAACTATTGCTGCTGGTGTAAAACTTGAAAAATCAAGAGCTTTATTTGGTAAAGACTTAAAGATTGTTAGAATTATGCCAAACACTCCAGCTTTAGTCAAAGAAAGTATGTCTGCTGTTATGCCAAATGAATTTATTAGTAAAGAAGAGCTTGATGAAGTATTAGTTATCTTAAATTCTTTTGGAAAAACAGAAGTTGTGAGTGAAAAATTAATTGATGGAGTTATAGCTGTAAGTGGTTCTTCTCCAGCTTATGTATTTATGATGATAGAAGCTATGGGAGATGCTGCTGTTGCATCTGGACTTGATAGAAAAAGAGCTTATAAATTTGCAGCTCAAGCAGTTCTTGGTTCTGCAAAAATGGTACTTGAAACAGGTATGCACCCTGGAGAATTAAAAGATATGGTTTGTTCTCCAAAAGGAACAACTATTGAAGCTGTAAAAAAATTAGAAGAATATGGATTTAGAAGTGCTTTAATAAAAGCTATGGAAGCTTGTGAAAAAAAATCTAAAGAGATGTCAAAATAA
- a CDS encoding DarT1-associated NADAR antitoxin family protein, producing the protein MGKILKISIKSREELGVKLSAFNLTRYSIKKNKEYSVECLFQGNKVFEKGEPYQKKFNMLSRRKKVQMSL; encoded by the coding sequence TTGGGGAAAATTTTAAAAATCTCCATAAAGTCTAGAGAAGAGTTAGGAGTAAAATTGAGTGCTTTTAATTTAACTAGATATTCTATCAAAAAAAATAAAGAATATTCAGTAGAGTGTTTGTTTCAAGGAAATAAAGTTTTTGAAAAAGGAGAACCCTATCAAAAAAAATTTAATATGTTATCTAGGAGAAAAAAAGTTCAGATGTCATTGTAA